A section of the Oryza sativa Japonica Group chromosome 1, ASM3414082v1 genome encodes:
- the LOC4324291 gene encoding B3 domain-containing protein Os01g0234100: protein MAIDQPIKKRGRPPGSKNTKNKMEQKMELVHQRLALLDSSSGSDRDDDIGPRAIIIDCDEDDTDDVMEVVPLKMLMPKEVENEQRTVPGIPQTCNTQNTSNGRTNTTEVPVKGQNKCASYLPKKSSVQAFCGSAMKRAQEIQTKLPAEHPSFVKHMLHSHVVSGFWLGLPAGFCNKYLPKHDTDIVLEDENGNNHNTNYLGGKQGLSAGWRGFAINHDIKVGDVVVFELVSTTKFKVHIIRDKNISPTDRAPGLKSFYACKKRKISKEATDNATKPKEDPETTRVSSKVAHDDTQNLVHEAIDGIRFSDSEMSFDDVMSYSNFNIVVDGLVIDCKFPDHQRRTYYELCCAQKSFLHRHLLRQLSLTLVVGVIMETINIAEGIRACGAGTSSQEDFLIWKKTLQSFDLLGMNVAFLLKRVDDILGLPEQPRDPSECSKYNELKLERSRAGEKVKALESMMLTVKDVLKKIDAEMEEMESSVRNHDIALRKIATAPW from the exons ATGGCGATAGATCAGCCCATCAAA AAGAGAGGGAGACCACCAGGTTCCAAGAACACGAAGAACAAGATGGAGCAGAAGATGGAACTAGTCCATCAAAGGCTCGCCTTACTTGACAGCAGCAGTGGCAGCGACAGGGATGACGATATTGGGCCGAGG GCTATAATAATTGATTGTGATGAAGATGATACGGATGACGTGATGGAGGTTGTTCCTTTGAAA ATGCTGATGCCAAAGGAGGTGGAAAATGAGCAAAGAACGGTTCCTGGCATTCCTCAAACATGCAATACCCAGAACACTAGCAATGGACGCACTAACACCACTGAA GTGCCAGTTAAGGGCCAAAATAAATGTGCAAG TTATCTTCCAAAAAAATCTAGTGTTCAGGCGTTCTGTGGATCTGCTATGAAGAGAGCTCAAGAGATTCAAACGAAGTTACCAGCAGAGCATCCTAGCTTTGTTAAACATATGTTACATTCACATGTTGTCAGCGGATTTTGGCTG GGTCTACCAGCTGGCTTCTGCAACAAGTATCTCCCAAAGCATGACACTGACATTGTGCTCGAAGATGAGAATGGGAACAACCATAACACAAATTACCTGGGTGGTAAGCAGGGACTCAGTGCTGGATGGAGAGGTTTTGCGATTAACCATGATATCAAGGTTGGCGATGTTGTGGTCTTTGAGCTTGTGAGCACAACAAAATTCAAG GTGCATATAATTAGAGATAAAAACATCAGCCCAACTGACAGAGCACCCGGTCTCAAGAGTTTTTACGCCTGCAAGAAACGGAAGATATCTA AAGAAGCTACTGATAATGCCACCAAGCCTAAGGAGGATCCAGAGACTACTAGAGTCAGTAGCAAAGTGGCTCATGATGATACCCAGAATCTAGTTCATGAAGCAATAGACGGCATCAGGTTTTCAGACTCAGAGATGAGCTTTGACGACGTGATGAGCTACAGTAACTTCAACATCGTCGTGGACGGCTTGGTCATTGACTGCAAGTTCCCCGATCACCAGCGCAGGACGTACTATGAGCTGTGCTGCGCCCAGAAGTCGTTCCTCCACAGGCATCTGCTGAGGCAGCTGAGCCTCACGCTCGTCGTGGGGGTGATCATGGAGACGATCAACATCGCTGAGGGCATCAGGGCCTGCGGGGCGGGTACCTCCTCGCAAGAGGACTTCCTGATCTGGAAGAAGACGCTGCAGTCATTCGACCTGCTGGGAATGAATGTTGCGTTCTTGCTCAAGCGCGTTGACGATATTCTCGGCCTCCCCGAGCAACCGAGGGATCCATCGGAGTGTAGCAAGTACAATGAGCTGAAGCTTGAGCGGTCTCGTGCTGGGGAGAAGGTGAAGGCTCTGGAGTCCATGATGTTGACAGTGAAGGATGTGCTGAAGAAGATCGATGCCGAGATGGAGGAGATGGAGTCGAGCGTGAGGAACCATGACATTGCGCTGCGGAAGATCGCCACTGCGCCATGGTGA
- the LOC4324291 gene encoding B3 domain-containing protein Os01g0234100 isoform X1, with protein sequence MAIDQPIKKRGRPPGSKNTKNKMEQKMELVHQRLALLDSSSGSDRDDDIGPRAIIIDCDEDDTDDVMEVVPLKMLMPKEVENEQRTVPGIPQTCNTQNTSNGRTNTTEVPVKGQNKCASVQAFCGSAMKRAQEIQTKLPAEHPSFVKHMLHSHVVSGFWLGLPAGFCNKYLPKHDTDIVLEDENGNNHNTNYLGGKQGLSAGWRGFAINHDIKVGDVVVFELVSTTKFKVHIIRDKNISPTDRAPGLKSFYACKKRKISKEATDNATKPKEDPETTRVSSKVAHDDTQNLVHEAIDGIRFSDSEMSFDDVMSYSNFNIVVDGLVIDCKFPDHQRRTYYELCCAQKSFLHRHLLRQLSLTLVVGVIMETINIAEGIRACGAGTSSQEDFLIWKKTLQSFDLLGMNVAFLLKRVDDILGLPEQPRDPSECSKYNELKLERSRAGEKVKALESMMLTVKDVLKKIDAEMEEMESSVRNHDIALRKIATAPW encoded by the exons ATGGCGATAGATCAGCCCATCAAA AAGAGAGGGAGACCACCAGGTTCCAAGAACACGAAGAACAAGATGGAGCAGAAGATGGAACTAGTCCATCAAAGGCTCGCCTTACTTGACAGCAGCAGTGGCAGCGACAGGGATGACGATATTGGGCCGAGG GCTATAATAATTGATTGTGATGAAGATGATACGGATGACGTGATGGAGGTTGTTCCTTTGAAA ATGCTGATGCCAAAGGAGGTGGAAAATGAGCAAAGAACGGTTCCTGGCATTCCTCAAACATGCAATACCCAGAACACTAGCAATGGACGCACTAACACCACTGAA GTGCCAGTTAAGGGCCAAAATAAATGTGCAAG TGTTCAGGCGTTCTGTGGATCTGCTATGAAGAGAGCTCAAGAGATTCAAACGAAGTTACCAGCAGAGCATCCTAGCTTTGTTAAACATATGTTACATTCACATGTTGTCAGCGGATTTTGGCTG GGTCTACCAGCTGGCTTCTGCAACAAGTATCTCCCAAAGCATGACACTGACATTGTGCTCGAAGATGAGAATGGGAACAACCATAACACAAATTACCTGGGTGGTAAGCAGGGACTCAGTGCTGGATGGAGAGGTTTTGCGATTAACCATGATATCAAGGTTGGCGATGTTGTGGTCTTTGAGCTTGTGAGCACAACAAAATTCAAG GTGCATATAATTAGAGATAAAAACATCAGCCCAACTGACAGAGCACCCGGTCTCAAGAGTTTTTACGCCTGCAAGAAACGGAAGATATCTA AAGAAGCTACTGATAATGCCACCAAGCCTAAGGAGGATCCAGAGACTACTAGAGTCAGTAGCAAAGTGGCTCATGATGATACCCAGAATCTAGTTCATGAAGCAATAGACGGCATCAGGTTTTCAGACTCAGAGATGAGCTTTGACGACGTGATGAGCTACAGTAACTTCAACATCGTCGTGGACGGCTTGGTCATTGACTGCAAGTTCCCCGATCACCAGCGCAGGACGTACTATGAGCTGTGCTGCGCCCAGAAGTCGTTCCTCCACAGGCATCTGCTGAGGCAGCTGAGCCTCACGCTCGTCGTGGGGGTGATCATGGAGACGATCAACATCGCTGAGGGCATCAGGGCCTGCGGGGCGGGTACCTCCTCGCAAGAGGACTTCCTGATCTGGAAGAAGACGCTGCAGTCATTCGACCTGCTGGGAATGAATGTTGCGTTCTTGCTCAAGCGCGTTGACGATATTCTCGGCCTCCCCGAGCAACCGAGGGATCCATCGGAGTGTAGCAAGTACAATGAGCTGAAGCTTGAGCGGTCTCGTGCTGGGGAGAAGGTGAAGGCTCTGGAGTCCATGATGTTGACAGTGAAGGATGTGCTGAAGAAGATCGATGCCGAGATGGAGGAGATGGAGTCGAGCGTGAGGAACCATGACATTGCGCTGCGGAAGATCGCCACTGCGCCATGGTGA
- the LOC4324291 gene encoding B3 domain-containing protein Os01g0234100 isoform X2 translates to MSKERFLAFLKHAIPRTLAMDALTPLNYLPKKSSVQAFCGSAMKRAQEIQTKLPAEHPSFVKHMLHSHVVSGFWLGLPAGFCNKYLPKHDTDIVLEDENGNNHNTNYLGGKQGLSAGWRGFAINHDIKVGDVVVFELVSTTKFKVHIIRDKNISPTDRAPGLKSFYACKKRKISKEATDNATKPKEDPETTRVSSKVAHDDTQNLVHEAIDGIRFSDSEMSFDDVMSYSNFNIVVDGLVIDCKFPDHQRRTYYELCCAQKSFLHRHLLRQLSLTLVVGVIMETINIAEGIRACGAGTSSQEDFLIWKKTLQSFDLLGMNVAFLLKRVDDILGLPEQPRDPSECSKYNELKLERSRAGEKVKALESMMLTVKDVLKKIDAEMEEMESSVRNHDIALRKIATAPW, encoded by the exons ATGAGCAAAGAACGGTTCCTGGCATTCCTCAAACATGCAATACCCAGAACACTAGCAATGGACGCACTAACACCACTGAA TTATCTTCCAAAAAAATCTAGTGTTCAGGCGTTCTGTGGATCTGCTATGAAGAGAGCTCAAGAGATTCAAACGAAGTTACCAGCAGAGCATCCTAGCTTTGTTAAACATATGTTACATTCACATGTTGTCAGCGGATTTTGGCTG GGTCTACCAGCTGGCTTCTGCAACAAGTATCTCCCAAAGCATGACACTGACATTGTGCTCGAAGATGAGAATGGGAACAACCATAACACAAATTACCTGGGTGGTAAGCAGGGACTCAGTGCTGGATGGAGAGGTTTTGCGATTAACCATGATATCAAGGTTGGCGATGTTGTGGTCTTTGAGCTTGTGAGCACAACAAAATTCAAG GTGCATATAATTAGAGATAAAAACATCAGCCCAACTGACAGAGCACCCGGTCTCAAGAGTTTTTACGCCTGCAAGAAACGGAAGATATCTA AAGAAGCTACTGATAATGCCACCAAGCCTAAGGAGGATCCAGAGACTACTAGAGTCAGTAGCAAAGTGGCTCATGATGATACCCAGAATCTAGTTCATGAAGCAATAGACGGCATCAGGTTTTCAGACTCAGAGATGAGCTTTGACGACGTGATGAGCTACAGTAACTTCAACATCGTCGTGGACGGCTTGGTCATTGACTGCAAGTTCCCCGATCACCAGCGCAGGACGTACTATGAGCTGTGCTGCGCCCAGAAGTCGTTCCTCCACAGGCATCTGCTGAGGCAGCTGAGCCTCACGCTCGTCGTGGGGGTGATCATGGAGACGATCAACATCGCTGAGGGCATCAGGGCCTGCGGGGCGGGTACCTCCTCGCAAGAGGACTTCCTGATCTGGAAGAAGACGCTGCAGTCATTCGACCTGCTGGGAATGAATGTTGCGTTCTTGCTCAAGCGCGTTGACGATATTCTCGGCCTCCCCGAGCAACCGAGGGATCCATCGGAGTGTAGCAAGTACAATGAGCTGAAGCTTGAGCGGTCTCGTGCTGGGGAGAAGGTGAAGGCTCTGGAGTCCATGATGTTGACAGTGAAGGATGTGCTGAAGAAGATCGATGCCGAGATGGAGGAGATGGAGTCGAGCGTGAGGAACCATGACATTGCGCTGCGGAAGATCGCCACTGCGCCATGGTGA
- the LOC112936063 gene encoding DNA topoisomerase 2-like, protein MNRQAPPRRRSARIAAAHGGGGGDTTLRERILRRPDGYIGSPEKRSTQTFWINDGYYMVPREVTYRPGLHRIFDEVLVHAASNKRRDPSMDTLSVEVDVVERSVSVFYNGRGVVPVELVDEERGVYAPEMFFGHLHDDDEEDDQNKATNDGGGGYGVKLANLFSTEFIIETADGCRMKKYKQVFSENMGKKSVPHITDCNQGENWTIITFKPDLAGFNMTYLEEDHVTLMWKRVVDMAGILGDSVQVEWDGVRLRINSFNDYVRLYIDSPVSDRSGAGFPRVYEKLNDWCEVCLSLSDDGHFQQVSFVNGFETLKGGTHVDYVTELITTHLMNLLNEHYEECNFNVDDVKRYLWVFLNVIIDNPTFDSQTKETLTTPPGRLGSKLELPKSFSKIAFGNGLIRRLFGYRGPLDAKTGVSSRD, encoded by the exons aTGAATCGccaggcgccgccgcggcggaggtccgcccgcatcgccgccgcgcacggcggcggcggcggcgacacgacgCTGCGGGAGCGCATCCTCCGGCGGCCAGACGGCTACATCGGCTCGCCGGAGAAGCGCAGTACGCAGACGTTCTGGATCAACGACGGCTACTACATGGTGCCACGCGAGGTGACCTACCGCCCGGGCCTCCACAGGATCTTCGACGAGGTCCTCGTCCACGCCGCGAGCAACAAGCGGCGCGACCCCTCCATGGACACCCTCTCCGTCGAGGTCGACGTCGTCGAGCGCAGCGTCTCCGTCTTCTATAACGGCCGCGGCGTCGTCCCCGTCGAGCTCGTCGACGAGGAGCGCGGCGTCTACGCGCCGGAGATGTTCTTCGGCCACCTccatgacgacgacgaagaggaTGATCAGAACAAGGCgacgaacgacggcggcggtggctacgGTGTCAAGCTCGCCAACCTGTTCTCCACGGAGTTCATCATCGAGACCGCCGATGGGTGCCGCATGAAGAAGTACAAGCAG GTTTTCTCTGAGAATATGGGGAAGAAATCAGTGCCCCATATTACAGACTGCAATCAAGGGGAGAACTGGACCATAATCACCTTCAAGCCAGATCTTGCTGGGTTCAACATGACCTACCTCGAAGAGGATCACGTGACGCTCATGTGGAAGAGAGTGGTTGATATGGCAGGAATTCTAGGAGACTCCGTGCAAGTTGAGTGGGATGGCGTGAGGCTGCGTATAAACAGCTTCAACGATTATGTGCGCCTGTATATCGATTCCCCTGTCAGTGACAGATCAGGAGCAGGGTTCCCAAG AGTTTACGAGAAGTTAAATGATTGGTGTGAGGTCTGTTTGAGCCTGAGTGATGATGGACACTTTCAGCAG GTCAGCTTTGTAAATGGATTTGAGACACTAAAAGGTGGAACCCATGTTGATTACGTCACGGAGCTGATTACCACCCATCTGATGAACCTTCTGAATGAGCACTATGAGGAGTGTAACTTCAATGTAGATGATGTGAAGCGCTATCTATGGGTCTTCCTCAATGTGATCATAGACAACCCTACCTTCGATTCACAGACCAAGGAGACGCTAACTACACCTCCAGGAAGGCTTGGGTCAAAGCTTGAGCTTCCTAAAAGTTTCTCGAAAATAG CTTTTGGCAATGGTCTTATCAGGCGTCTGTTTGGCTACCGTGGCCCGCTAGATGCAAAGACTGGAGTTTCATCCAGAGACTAG
- the LOC9270906 gene encoding probable pectinesterase/pectinesterase inhibitor 34 has protein sequence MAHATLGSPEPAAKPRLRCADGRHRRRLIVVLCIVGVALAVGVAVAVAIAVLGRSRMTSSSGGGRAPRGRAPTEAIARTCGVTLYPELCVGELMAFPGAAGAGDAELVPMSLNATHRRVVDALYNATALGGAAALLAGARSGAAYGDCVEMLDAAEELLARSVGAIAAPPPPPDSVDADTAGRDDDDIMTWLSAALTSHDTCMDSLQEVGAGGDAGDDDGGRIKPQMLGYLGNLGEHLSNSLAIFAARGRPGGELSDVPVHNQLHRRLLTIDDDDDDDGSFPRWVRHNDRRLLQAAAAEIEADMVVAKDGTGTHRKIRDAIKAAPEHSRRRVVIYVKAGVYTENVKIGSKKTNLMLVGDGAGKTVVVGYRSVHDNYTTFHTATLAVAGAGFIMRDMTVENRAGAARHQAVALLLSGDHAVVYRSAVLGYQDTLYAHAQRQFYRDCDVAGTVDFVFGNAAVVLQNCTLWARRPLPGQENTVTAQGRRDPNQSTGISVHGCRLLPSPELELAPAARRGRAATYLGRPWKPYSRAVYMMSYIAGHVHAAGWLAWDASGRAPDTLYYGEYRNSGPGAAVGGRVPWPGHRVIKLPEEAMEFTVGRFIGGYSWLPPTGVAFVAGLTV, from the exons ATGGCCCATGCCACGCTCGGCTCGCCTGAGCCGGCGGCAAAGCCTCGGCTCCGGTGCGCcgacggccgccaccgccgccgccttatCGTCGTCCTGTGCATCGTCGGCGTGGcgctcgccgtcggcgtcgccgtggcggtggcgatCGCCGTCTTGGGGAGGTCGAGGATGACGTCGTCGTCCGGCGGTGGCCGGGCGCCACGGGGGCGCGCGCCGACCGAGGCGATCGCGCGCACGTGCGGGGTGACGCTGTACCCGGAGCTGTGCGTCGGCGAGCTCATGGCgttccccggcgccgccggcgccggcgacgccgagctCGTGCCGATGTCGCTGAACGCGACGCACCGCCGCGTGGTGGACGCGCTGTACAACGCGAcggcgctcggcggcgccgccgcgctgctcgccggGGCGCGGTCGGGCGCCGCGTACGGCGACTGCGTGGAGATGCTCGACGCCGCGGAGGAGCTCCTCGCGCGGTCGGTCGGCGCcatcgcggcgccgccgccgccgccggactcgGTCGACGCCGACACGGCGGgacgggacgacgacgacatcatGACGTGGCTCAGCGCGGCGCTCACCAGCCACGACACGTGCATGGACAGCCTCCAAgaagtcggcgccggcggcgacgccggcgacgacgacggcggccgcatCAAGCCGCAGATGCTCGGCTACCTCGGCAACCTCGGGGAACACCTCAGCAACAGCCTCGCCATCTTCGCCGCGAGGGGAAGGCCCGGCGGCGAGCTCTCTGATGTCCCCGTCCACAACCAACTCCACAGACGGCTACTGaccatcgacgacgacgacgacgacgacgggagctTCCCAAGGTGGGTGAGACACAACGACCGGCGGCTCCTccaggcggccgccgccgagatcGAGGCCGACATGGTCGTCGCCAAGGACGGCACGGGGACTCACCGGAAGATCCGCGACGCGATCAAGGCGGCGCCGGAGCACAGCCGTCGCCGCGTCGTGATATACGTCAAGGCCGGCGTGTACACCGAGAACGTCAAGATCGGCAGCAAGAAGACCAACCTCatgctcgtcggcgacggcgccggcaagACCGTCGTCGTCGGCTACCGCAGCGTCCACGACAACTACACCACCTTCCACACCGCCACGCTAG CGGTGGCCGGGGCGGGGTTCATCATGCGGGACATGACGGTGGAGAAccgcgccggcgcggcgaggcacCAGGCGGTGGCGCTGCTGCTGAGCGGCGACCACGCGGTGGTGTACCGGAGCGCCGTGCTGGGGTACCAGGACACGCTGTACGCGCACGCGCAGCGGCAGTTCTACCGCGACTGCGACGTCGCCGGCACGGTGGACTTCGTGTTCGGGAACGCCGCCGTGGTGCTGCAGAACTGCACGCtgtgggcgcggcggccgctgcCGGGGCAGGAGAACACGGTCACGGCGCAGGGGCGGCGCGACCCGAACCAGAGCACCGGCATCTCCGTGCAcggctgccgcctcctcccttcgccggagctcgagctcgcgccggcggcgcggcgcggccgcgcggcgaCGTACCTCGGGCGGCCATGGAAGCCGTACTCGAGGGCGGTGTACATGATGTCGTACATAGCGGGCCACGTCCACGCCGCCGGCTGGCTCGCCTGGGACGCGTCGGGGCGCGCGCCGGACACGCTCTACTACGGCGAGTACCGCAACTCCGGCCCcggcgcggcggtcggcgggcgcgTGCCATGGCCGGGCCACCGCGTCATCAAGCTGCCGGAGGAGGCCATGGAGTTCACCGTCGGGAGGTTCATCGGCGGCTACTCCTGGCTGCCGCCCACCGGCGTCGCCTTCGTAGCCGGCCTGACCGTGTGA
- the LOC4324293 gene encoding uncharacterized protein has product MRSPRARPPAATTSHSPRMQPPPRTRDPAIAIAGDGAARRGPPPMQPPGPPPVRHGPPPVRQQHGYYYEEEQRPLHLHVRTARSSSSALASCLVAAAFLALAVGGAGAALFVLFRPRPPDIAVAAVRLPAFASGPNGTVAFTFEQTAAVRNPNRAPLAHFDSSLRVAYAGGELGSVYIPAGLIDGGRTKDMSASFAVPAFAAATPPSLPQEQMAAAAAASAQQQQPAAAAAVMEVDSLLVVKGRVTVLRVLTHHVEAAKVCRVGVSPVDGKVLGFRC; this is encoded by the coding sequence ATGCGCTCGCCACGCGCACGCCCGCCAGCAGCAACCACTTCCCACTCACCACGCATGCAGCCGCCGCCAAGAACCCGCGATccggccatcgccatcgccggcgacggcgcggcgcggcgaggtcCCCCGCCGATGCAGCCGCCCGGGCCGCCGCCGGTAAGGCATGGTCCGCCGCCGGTGCGGCAGCAGCACGGCTACTACTACGAGGAGGAGCAGAGGCCGCTGCACCTGCACGTGAGGacggcgaggtcgtcgtcgtcggcgctggCGTCGTgcctcgtggcggcggcgttcctGGCGCTGGCGGTgggcggggcgggggcggcgctgTTCGTGCTGTTCCGGCCGCGCCCGCCCGAcatcgcggtggcggcggtgcggctGCCGGCGTTCGCGTCCGGCCCGAACGGCACGGTGGCGTTCACGTTCGAGCAGACGGCCGCCGTGCGCAACCCCAACCGCGCGCCGCTCGCGCACTTCGACAGCTCGCTCCGCGTCGCctacgccggcggcgagctcggctcCGTCTACATCCCCGCCggcctcatcgacggtggccgCACCAAGGACATGTCCGCCAGCTTCGCCGTCCCGGCGTTCGCCGCGGCcaccccgccgtcgctgcctcAGGAGcagatggccgccgccgccgccgcctcggcgcagcagcagcagccggcggcggcggcggcggtgatggaggTCGACTCGCTGCTGGTGGTCAAGGGGAGGGTGACCGTGCTGCGTGTGCTGACGCACCACGTCGAGGCGGCCAAGGTGTGCCGCGTCGGCGTCTCGCCGGTGGACGGCAAGGTGCTCGGCTTCCGGTGCTGA
- the LOC9270655 gene encoding 25.3 kDa vesicle transport protein SEC22-1, whose protein sequence is MVKLTMIARVTDDLPLVEGLDDGRDLKDADFYKQQAKLLFKNLSKGQHEASRMSIETGPYLFHYIIEGRVCYLTMCDCSYPKKLAFQYLEDLKNEFERVNGNQIETAARPYAFIKFDTFIQKTKKLYLDTRTQRNLAKLNDELYER, encoded by the exons ATGGTGAAGCTGACAATGATAGCACGTGTTACTGATGACCTTCCGTTAGTGGAGGGATTAGATGATGGTCGGGATCTGAAGGATGCTGACTTCTACAAGCAGCAAGCTAAACTGTTGTTCAAGAACTTATCGAAAGGGCAACATGAAGCATCAAGGATGTCAATTGAGACTGGGCCATACCTTTTCCA TTACATCATCGAGGGCCGTGTGTGCTATTTGACAATGTGTGACTGCTCTTATCCGAAGAAACTTGCTTTCCAGTACTTAGAAGATCTCAAAAATGAATTTGAGAGGGTCAATGGCAACCAAATTGAAACTGCTGCAAGACCATATGCTTTTATTAAGTTTG ACACTTTCATACAGAAGACGAAGAAGTTGTATTTGGATACCAGAACCCAAAGGAACCTGGCCAAGTTGAATGATGAGCTTTATGAG AGGTGA